One genomic region from Acidobacteriota bacterium encodes:
- a CDS encoding sodium/solute symporter (Members of the Solute:Sodium Symporter (SSS), TC 2.A.21 as described in tcdb.org, catalyze solute:Na+ symport. Known solutes for members of the family include sugars, amino acids, nucleosides, inositols, vitamins, urea or anions, depending on the system.), which produces MRIARGLDLLDLVVIAAYLAGITLFGLRFRKRQRTLRDYFLADRSVPWWAIALSIVAAETSTLTVISIPGLAYDKDFGFLQVVLGYLVGRVVISFVFIPQYFRGELFTAYQLIDRRFGPVLHKFTAGMFLATRAAAEGVRVFAVSIVIGIAIGTGDVWSIAIILLLTFIYTLEGGMAAVIWTDVVQMAIYLCGTLVGVYTILHLVPGGWHTVVEIASGAGKFHVFDFRWSMATPYTFWAGLIGGTFLTTASHGTDQLIVQRLLSARTERESKTALLSSGVFVLVQFTLFLMVGAMLFVFYRIFPPLLAFERSDRIFPTFIVTQMPHIISGLLIAAILAAAMSNLSAALNSLSSSTIVDFYLR; this is translated from the coding sequence TTGCGCATCGCCCGCGGACTCGACCTGCTCGACCTCGTTGTGATCGCCGCGTACCTCGCCGGCATCACGCTCTTCGGACTGCGCTTCCGCAAGCGGCAGCGCACCCTGCGCGATTATTTCCTCGCCGACCGCAGCGTGCCGTGGTGGGCGATCGCGCTCTCCATCGTCGCCGCCGAAACCAGCACGCTCACCGTCATCAGCATCCCCGGGCTCGCTTACGACAAGGACTTCGGATTCCTCCAGGTCGTCCTCGGCTATCTCGTCGGACGCGTGGTCATCAGCTTTGTCTTCATCCCGCAATATTTCCGCGGCGAACTCTTCACCGCTTATCAGCTCATCGACCGCCGCTTCGGGCCGGTGCTGCACAAGTTCACCGCGGGGATGTTCCTCGCAACCCGCGCCGCGGCGGAAGGTGTCCGCGTCTTCGCCGTGTCCATCGTCATCGGCATCGCCATCGGCACCGGTGACGTGTGGTCCATCGCCATCATCCTGCTGCTTACTTTCATCTACACGCTCGAAGGCGGCATGGCCGCGGTCATCTGGACAGACGTGGTGCAGATGGCCATCTACCTTTGCGGCACGCTCGTCGGCGTCTACACCATCCTGCATCTCGTTCCCGGTGGATGGCACACGGTGGTCGAGATCGCGAGCGGTGCCGGCAAATTCCATGTCTTCGATTTTCGCTGGTCCATGGCCACGCCCTACACCTTCTGGGCCGGATTGATCGGCGGCACCTTCCTCACTACCGCCAGTCACGGCACCGACCAGCTCATCGTCCAACGCCTGCTCTCTGCACGCACCGAGCGTGAGTCCAAGACGGCGCTGCTCTCGAGCGGCGTATTTGTCCTGGTGCAGTTCACGCTCTTCCTGATGGTCGGCGCGATGCTGTTCGTCTTCTACCGCATCTTTCCGCCACTGCTCGCCTTCGAGCGCTCCGACCGCATCTTCCCCACATTCATCGTCACCCAGATGCCGCACATCATCTCCGGCCTGCTGATCGCGGCCATCCTAGCAGCGGCGATGAGCAACCTGAGCGCCGCGCTGAACTCGCTGTCGTCCAGCACCATCGTGGACTTCTACCTGCGCC
- the uvrC gene encoding excinuclease ABC subunit UvrC: MDLQAKIRSLPASPGVYLYKNAEGQVIYVGKANSLRARVRSYFGAQAGADAKTGSLLREAVDVEYIVVDNEMEALALENNLIKQKQPRFNILLRDDKTYPYIKLTEERYPRVYVTRRLKKDGATYYGPYFPANLAYRITDLIHRNFLVPSCTVDLTRYHARPCLQYYIKRCLGPCVRDLTTPEQYEQAVGDVRLFLEGRTGDLSRSLRERMDQAAEQQEYERAAKLRDLVSTVEQVTEKQRIAAAEGDDTDVFGYHFENNMLAVNLFHMRTGRVLDRRDFFWEDLPEMGAPEAHHDETQAEEAHGRDALPFSASTFFSALLKQVYIDQQYVPRQILVPVDFEDRLTLETLLTERSGHRVEILVPQRGEKRSLLDLVGKNAKQSYDQRFRVLKPQQRAIQEALQEALQMPALPKRIECFDISHIQGAETVASMVVWEDGKMKKSDYRKFIIRGVIGVDDFASMREVVERRYKRLLADKAKFPSLILVDGGIGQLHSAAQALESLGVINQPLAAIAKREEIIYVHGMEDEPVRLDHHSPILHLVQLIRDEAHRFAVTFHRKRRQMRDRSSDLLEVPGIGATTRRRLLEHFGSERAVKLADLNALSAVVTRKQAEKIREHFDQQTA; the protein is encoded by the coding sequence ATGGACCTGCAAGCCAAAATCCGTTCGCTCCCTGCCTCCCCCGGCGTCTACCTCTACAAAAACGCCGAGGGCCAGGTGATCTACGTCGGCAAGGCGAACAGCCTGCGCGCGCGTGTGCGCTCCTACTTCGGCGCCCAAGCCGGCGCAGATGCAAAGACCGGCTCACTGCTGCGCGAGGCGGTGGACGTTGAATACATCGTCGTCGACAACGAGATGGAGGCGCTCGCGCTCGAGAACAATCTCATCAAGCAGAAGCAGCCGCGCTTCAACATCCTGTTGCGCGATGACAAGACGTATCCCTACATCAAGCTGACCGAGGAGCGCTACCCGCGCGTCTACGTCACGCGCCGGCTGAAGAAAGATGGCGCAACCTATTACGGTCCGTACTTCCCTGCCAACCTCGCGTATCGCATCACCGACCTCATCCACCGCAATTTCCTCGTACCCTCCTGCACCGTGGACCTCACGCGCTACCACGCGCGCCCTTGTTTGCAGTACTACATCAAGCGCTGCCTCGGGCCGTGTGTCCGCGACCTGACCACGCCAGAGCAGTATGAGCAGGCGGTCGGCGATGTCCGGCTGTTCCTCGAGGGACGCACCGGCGATCTCTCGCGCTCGCTGCGCGAGCGCATGGACCAGGCCGCCGAGCAGCAAGAGTACGAGCGCGCCGCCAAGTTGCGCGACCTGGTCTCGACCGTCGAGCAGGTCACGGAGAAGCAACGCATCGCTGCCGCCGAGGGCGACGATACGGACGTCTTCGGCTACCACTTCGAAAACAACATGCTGGCCGTCAACCTCTTCCACATGCGGACAGGACGCGTGCTCGATCGCCGCGACTTCTTCTGGGAAGACCTGCCGGAGATGGGCGCCCCTGAGGCGCACCATGACGAGACACAGGCCGAGGAGGCTCACGGTAGAGACGCCCTTCCATTCTCCGCCTCAACATTCTTCTCTGCCCTGCTGAAGCAGGTCTACATCGACCAGCAGTACGTCCCGCGACAGATCCTCGTCCCGGTGGATTTCGAGGACCGGCTGACGCTCGAAACGCTGCTCACCGAACGATCCGGACACCGCGTCGAGATCCTCGTCCCGCAACGTGGCGAGAAGCGCTCGTTGCTCGATCTGGTGGGGAAGAATGCGAAGCAGTCTTACGACCAGCGCTTCCGTGTGCTCAAGCCCCAGCAGCGCGCCATCCAGGAAGCGTTGCAGGAAGCCTTGCAGATGCCGGCGCTGCCCAAGCGCATCGAGTGCTTCGACATCTCGCACATCCAGGGCGCGGAGACCGTCGCCTCGATGGTGGTCTGGGAAGATGGCAAGATGAAGAAGTCCGATTACCGCAAGTTCATCATCCGCGGCGTCATCGGCGTGGACGACTTTGCCTCCATGCGCGAGGTGGTGGAGCGCCGCTACAAGCGGCTGCTCGCGGATAAAGCCAAGTTCCCCTCGCTCATCCTCGTCGATGGCGGCATCGGACAGCTCCACTCCGCCGCGCAAGCGCTCGAATCGCTCGGCGTCATCAACCAACCGCTCGCCGCTATCGCGAAACGCGAAGAGATCATCTACGTCCATGGGATGGAGGACGAGCCCGTCAGGCTCGACCACCATTCCCCCATCCTGCACCTGGTACAGCTCATTCGCGACGAGGCCCACCGCTTCGCCGTGACCTTCCATCGCAAGCGCCGGCAGATGCGCGACCGCTCGAGCGACCTGCTGGAAGTCCCCGGCATCGGCGCCACCACGCGTCGCCGCTTGCTCGAGCACTTCGGCTCGGAACGCGCGGTCAAGCTCGCCGACCTGAATGCGCTCTCTGCCGTCGTCACGCGCAAACAGGCGGAAAAGATCCGCGAGCACTTCGACCAGCAAACCGCCTAG
- a CDS encoding OmpA family protein — translation MPRAEVIPARANVLATQAATRVDSLHNTVANLDNYKPVVETSVHFGFDQADLAKKAKEALDQLAAEIPSQKHFIVVVEGGTDSVGDANYNYQLSERRASSVIQYLAEKYQAPAHKIYVIGLGKDKKVASNGSASGRAKNRRVEVRLMTNSTEAPQSASNEPQS, via the coding sequence GTGCCTCGGGCCGAAGTTATACCCGCGAGAGCCAACGTCCTCGCGACGCAAGCGGCGACGCGCGTGGACTCGCTGCACAACACGGTCGCGAACCTAGACAACTACAAGCCGGTGGTCGAGACCAGCGTGCACTTCGGATTCGACCAAGCCGACCTGGCCAAGAAAGCGAAGGAAGCGCTTGACCAGCTCGCCGCCGAGATCCCGAGCCAGAAGCATTTCATCGTGGTGGTGGAAGGCGGAACGGATTCGGTGGGCGATGCGAACTACAACTATCAGTTGAGCGAGCGGCGCGCTTCGTCCGTGATCCAGTACCTGGCGGAGAAGTATCAGGCGCCGGCGCACAAGATCTACGTGATCGGGTTGGGCAAGGACAAGAAGGTCGCCTCCAACGGCAGCGCTTCCGGACGCGCGAAGAACCGCCGCGTGGAAGTCCGGCTGATGACCAACAGCACGGAAGCACCGCAGTCGGCATCGAACGAGCCGCAGTCGTAA
- a CDS encoding tetratricopeptide repeat protein: protein MPRAALLVAALLLSTAWCAAQMEPKTSGRGKAPESQAPPRAVDNSSESSSRETQIDLSAPANGYKHEGAEAATGVGEFKKYDPHRADKDLEVAEYYAKQGNYRAALWRYQDALEYKPNDPTTTFKLAQAYAQLGRPQPAARYVTLYMRLAPDGEFVAEAKKMQEKLQAQILAMAKTPEQKQAFALVDEGAVLLSRHDYRGAIGRFQAALEADPGNQDATFFLADAYEQNGLMEEASEAYRAYLRLDPDGAFSDAARIALQHLPALRGEGIPAKPELPTSLPSETPR from the coding sequence ATGCCCCGTGCCGCTTTACTGGTCGCAGCCCTGCTACTTTCGACGGCTTGGTGTGCCGCGCAGATGGAACCGAAGACCAGCGGACGCGGCAAAGCTCCCGAGTCGCAAGCGCCACCGCGGGCGGTTGACAACTCCAGTGAAAGCTCCAGCCGAGAAACCCAGATAGACCTGAGCGCGCCCGCGAACGGTTACAAGCACGAAGGGGCAGAAGCTGCCACCGGCGTGGGCGAGTTCAAGAAGTACGATCCGCACCGCGCCGACAAAGACCTGGAAGTCGCCGAGTACTACGCCAAGCAGGGAAACTATCGCGCGGCACTGTGGCGCTACCAGGACGCGCTCGAATACAAGCCCAACGATCCCACGACGACGTTCAAGCTGGCGCAGGCATATGCGCAACTAGGACGGCCGCAGCCGGCGGCGCGGTACGTGACGCTCTATATGCGGCTGGCGCCCGATGGCGAGTTCGTGGCCGAGGCGAAGAAGATGCAGGAGAAGTTACAGGCGCAAATCCTGGCCATGGCGAAGACGCCGGAGCAGAAGCAGGCATTCGCGCTGGTGGATGAAGGCGCGGTACTGCTCAGCCGGCACGACTATCGCGGCGCGATCGGGAGGTTCCAAGCCGCGCTCGAGGCCGATCCCGGCAATCAGGACGCGACTTTCTTTTTAGCAGACGCGTACGAGCAGAATGGCTTGATGGAAGAGGCGAGCGAGGCCTACCGCGCCTACCTGCGGCTCGATCCCGACGGTGCGTTCTCCGACGCGGCGCGGATCGCGCTGCAGCATTTGCCCGCGCTGCGCGGTGAAGGCATCCCGGCGAAGCCCGAGCTGCCTACTTCTCTACCTTCAGAAACTCCCCGGTAG